One window from the genome of Alnus glutinosa chromosome 13, dhAlnGlut1.1, whole genome shotgun sequence encodes:
- the LOC133854467 gene encoding cytochrome P450 86A22, whose protein sequence is MEIATALMVLFAVAAYLSWFRVISRSLNGPRVWPLLGSLPGLIEHNNRLHDWITDNLRACGGTYQTCTCALPFLSKKQGLVTVTCDPKNVERILKARFDNYPKGPNWQAVFHDLLGNGIFNSDGDTWLFQRKTAALEFTTRTLRQAMARWVSRAIKLRFCPILEMAQLEAKPVDLQDLLLRLTFDNICGLAFGKDPQTLSPGLPENGFALAFDRATEATLQRFILPEVVWKLRKWLRLGMEVSMSHSLQHIDRYLTNIIATRKHELVLSQELGAGGTPHDDLLSRFMKKKGSYSDEFLQHVVLNFILAGRDTSSVALSWFFWLVIQNPRVEEKILIEICTVLTKTRGSDTSKWVEDPLEFEEVDQLIYLKAALSETLRLYPSVPQDSKHVVADDILPSGTFVPGGSSITYSIYAMGRMESIWGEDCLEFKPERWVSPDGKKIEVQDSYRFVAFNAGPRICLGKDLAYLQMKSIAAAVLLRHRLTVVPGHRVEQKISLTLFMKYGLNLNVHPRDLEPILEKISTGKNAFTNGNFNGVA, encoded by the coding sequence ATGGAAATAGCAACGGCATTGATGGTCTTATTTGCCGTCGCGGCGTACTTATCGTGGTTCAGAGTAATCTCGCGGTCCCTGAACGGACCGCGTGTCTGGCCCCTATTGGGTAGTCTGCCCGGGCTCATCGAACACAACAATCGCTTGCATGACTGGATCACGGACAACCTTCGCGCGTGCGGAGGCACGTACCAGACTTGCACGTGTGCCCTCCCATTCCTGTCGAAGAAGCAGGGGCTCGTGACTGTCACGTGCGACCCTAAGAATGTGGAGCGCATTTTGAAGGCCCGGTTCGATAATTACCCCAAGGGGCCTAATTGGCAGGCTGTGTTCCATGATTTGCTTGGTAATGGTATCTTCAATTCTGATGGAGACACGTGGCTGTTCCAGCGAAAGACCGCCGCACTGGAATTCACCACCCGGACACTGCGCCAAGCCATGGCTCGGTGGGTGAGCAGGGCCATCAAGCTTAGGTTTTGCCCTATTCTCGAGATGGCTCAGCTGGAAGCCAAGCCTGTTGATCTTCAAGACCTCCTGCTTCGGCTCACTTTCGATAACATTTGCGGCTTGGCTTTCGGCAAGGACCCGCAAACCCTCTCTCCGGGGCTGCCGGAGAACGGCTTTGCCTTGGCTTTCGACCGTGCCACCGAAGCCACGCTCCAACGCTTTATTTTGCCTGAGGTGGTGTGGAAGCTGAGGAAATGGCTCCGGCTCGGAATGGAAGTTAGCATGAGCCACAGCCTACAACACATCGACCGATACCTAACCAACATAATTGCTACACGTAAGCATGAGCTAGTGTTGAGTCAAGAGCTAGGTGCTGGTGGGACCCCACATGACGACCTGCTGTCGAGGTTCATGAAGAAAAAGGGGTCCTACTCTGACGAGTTCCTTCAACACGTGGTGCTCAACTTCATCCTAGCTGGACGGGACACGTCATCTGTCGCGCTGAGTTGGTTCTTTTGGTTGGTGATTCAGAACCCTAGAGTGGAGGAGAAAATCCTCATCGAAATCTGCACTGTCCTGACAAAGACACGTGGCAGCGACACATCCAAGTGGGTGGAGGACCCACTAGAGTTCGAGGAAGTTGACCAATTGATATACCTTAAGGCGGCATTGTCTGAAACCCTAAGGCTTTACCCATCGGTGCCTCAGGACTCAAAGCACGTTGTTGCCGATGACATTTTGCCTAGCGGGACTTTTGTGCCGGGAGGCTCATCGATCACATATTCAATATATGCAATGGGGCGCATGGAGTCCATTTGGGGTGAAGACTGCCTAGAATTCAAACCTGAGAGATGGGTATCCCCAGATGGCAAGAAAATTGAGGTACAAGATTCTTATAGGTTTGTAGCTTTCAATGCTGGTCCAAGAATTTGCTTGGGGAAAGACTTGGCTTACTTGCAAATGAAGTCGATAGCCGCGGCGGTGCTGTTGCGACACCGGCTGACGGTGGTGCCCGGCCACCGGGTGGAGCAAAAGATATCGTTGACATTGTTCATGAAGTATGGGCTCAATCTTAATGTGCACCCGAGGGACTTGGAGCCTATTTTGGAGAAGATTAGCACTGGAAAAAATGCTTTCACTAACGGTAACTTTAATGGGGTTGCTTAG